Genomic segment of Candidatus Effluviviaceae Genus V sp.:
GTACCGCTTGCTTCGCCTCATCCCTGCTTCCTTTCCTCGGGCGCCGGTCCGGCGCCCTCCCGCGTGACCGCGCGGTCGCGGTTCCAGCTGCTATCCGACCACCTCGATGCCCATGCTCCGGGCCGTGCCGGCGATCAGCTTCATCGCCGCCTCGTCGTCGGCCGCGTTGAGGTCGGGCGCCTTGAGCTTCACGATCTCCAGGAGCTGCGCCCGCGTCACCTTGCCGACCTTCTCCCTGTTCGGCTCACCCGAGCCCTTCGCCAGCCCGGCGGCCTTCTTCAGAAGGACCGAGGCGGGCGGGGTCTTCGTGATGAAGCTGAAGGTCCGGTCCTGGTAGATCGTGAGGACGACCGGGATGATCATCCCGGGGTCGCCCTTCGTCTTCGCGTTGAACTGCTTGCAGAAGCCGCCGATGTCGATCCCGTACGGACCGAGCGCCGGACCGACCGGGGGCGCCGACGTGGCCTGCCCCGCGGGGATCTGGAGCTTGACGGTGCCGATGACCTTCTTCGCCATGCTTGGATCCTCTCTCGCGTCCGCGCCCGCCCTGCGGGTCACGGAGCATCCTGCCTCGTTCTACGTCGCTTCGACCTGAAGGAAGTCCAGCTCCACGGGCGTCGCGCGCCCGAAGATCGAGACCATCACCTTGACCTTGCCGCGCTCGGCGTCGACCTCGTCGATGAGCCCCGAGAAGCCCGTGAAGGGACCGTCGATGACGCGAACCTGATCCCCGACCTGATACGGGATCTCGGGCCGCTCCTTCGACGGCTTCTTCTCGATGCGACCGAGGATCCGGTCGATGTCCGACTGCTCGAGCGGCTGCGGTCCGGACGTCGTCCCGATGAACGCCGAGACGCCGGGTGTGTTCGTCACGAGGAACCGCGTCTGATCGTTCATGTCCATCTCGATGAGGAGGTAGCCCGGGAAGAGCTTTCGCTCCGACGTCCGGCGCTTCCCGTCCTTCATCTCGACGAACTCCTCCGTGGCGATGATGATCTTCCCGAACTGGTCGTCCAGCCGGGACTGCTCGATCGCCTGTTCGATCTTGTCGCGGACCTTGAACTCGTGGCCCGAGTACGTATGCACGGCGTACCAGCGCATGACTGGATCACCTCGCCACTCACGTCTTGGCTCAAGGCTGCCGCGCTCAGTGGGCTCTAGCCGAGGACGAATCCCATGAGGTAGGAAAGCGCCCGGTCGACCAGGCCAATGAACACAGCAAGGATC
This window contains:
- the rplK gene encoding 50S ribosomal protein L11 → MAKKVIGTVKLQIPAGQATSAPPVGPALGPYGIDIGGFCKQFNAKTKGDPGMIIPVVLTIYQDRTFSFITKTPPASVLLKKAAGLAKGSGEPNREKVGKVTRAQLLEIVKLKAPDLNAADDEAAMKLIAGTARSMGIEVVG
- the nusG gene encoding transcription termination/antitermination factor NusG; its protein translation is MRWYAVHTYSGHEFKVRDKIEQAIEQSRLDDQFGKIIIATEEFVEMKDGKRRTSERKLFPGYLLIEMDMNDQTRFLVTNTPGVSAFIGTTSGPQPLEQSDIDRILGRIEKKPSKERPEIPYQVGDQVRVIDGPFTGFSGLIDEVDAERGKVKVMVSIFGRATPVELDFLQVEAT